A window of Tripterygium wilfordii isolate XIE 37 chromosome 7, ASM1340144v1, whole genome shotgun sequence contains these coding sequences:
- the LOC120001481 gene encoding uncharacterized protein LOC120001481 isoform X2, translated as MKCLQRRSGLFGERKYKRSSDSEVVPEDNSSEDDEEVIVVREKVRNYKRGWKDVYLLQESDKEGEDDDEQVDDEHDDEQVHEEQDDEQNDEGLGYEEYDEEPGESEKGVDSDYLDSSDPGSYRDSTDEDPEVRDDAIRKRSRFPSYKKVKGILKFELSMLFTSNNEFKDAVSNYAIMTRIDIRFSKNEPSRCRAKCKGATDCPWLIFASYSRQVDSFQVKTYVNEHTCQPKRGLKWLTTKYMVKRFYGFIAAHPDIKIRYLKPFMEQALELDVSLGQCKRVRKTVLADLTGSCVKEYAQLRNYAEELMLSNPGSTVSLLTDRQDENGPAPFKAFYCCFKACKEGFMKGCRPILGIDGCFLKGLVKGELLTAIGRDGNNQMFPLAWVVVLVENTETWTWFLNLLKHDLGTAEGELWTLISDRQKGLVAAVADTWPKAYHRFCCRHLYANWCKNYPGRHLKHLFWQLAKSTNMSDFELNFKEIEKVHPAAAKDLMLVHPKYWSKAYFSPWCQCDSCDNNLCEAFNGTIVEARSKSIISMLEDIRRAMMRRIRDKKLGVNSWKQEYGPLIHRRLIKNVTDSHLWVCEWNGGGSYEVKNGRSQFVVKLRDGTCTCGAWQISGIPCPHASRATHANGEKPEDYLALWYRKETYLRAYQVPIEPIRGENMWPRSEQDHLLPPKMRKMPGRPKKKRRREQHETVNKTKLTREGRIMTCKVCKGKGHNARNKACPGRMTSSSQVSGLTSTNEPRMTRQTSQASQTNEPRMTRQTSAAVASMQGGSNEPMQGQPSRTRHVSPFHRECRPKTKPKKRTLLTGLGLYINPNTGRSILNPGTSMSRVIDRGSENMKNKKHGVDRGSSRGQI; from the exons ATGAAATGTCTCCAACGAAGGTCAGGGCTGTTCGGCGAAAGAAAATACAAGAGGAG CTCAGATAGTGAAGTTGTTCCTGAAGATAACTCCTCAGAGGACGATGAGGAGGTGATTGTTGTGAGGGAGAAGGTTAGAAACTACAAAAGGGGATGGAAGGATGTATATCTACTGCAAGAGAGtgacaaagaaggtgaagatgatgatgagcaGGTTGATGATGAGCATGATGATGAGCAGGTTCATGAGGAGCAGGATGATGAGCAGAATGATGAGGGTTTAGGTTATGAGGAGTACGATGAGGAGCCTGGGGAGAGCGAGAAAGGTGTTGATAGTGATTATTTAGACTCTTCTGATCCAGGAAGTTACAGGGATAGTACAGATGAGGATCCAGAGGTGCGGGATGATGCAATTAGAAAGAGAAGCAGATTTCCATcatacaaaaaggtgaaaggtaTTCTGAAATTTGAGCTTAGCATGTTGTTCACTAGTAATAATGAGTTTAAGGATGCTGTTAGCAATTATGCTATAATGACTAGGATTGACATTCGATTCAGTAAAAATGAACCTAGTAGATGTAGAGCCAAATGTAAGGGAGCTACTGATTGTCCATGGTTGATATTTGCATCATATAGTAGACAAGTGGATAGTTTTCAAGTAAAGACCTATGTCAATGAACATACATGTCAACCAAAAAGGGGTTTAAAGTGGTTAACTACAAAGTACATGGTGAAGAGGTTCTATGGCTTTATTGCTGCCCACCCAGACATAAAAATTAGATATCTGAAACCCTTTATGGAACAAGCTTTGGAATTAGATGTGAGCTTAGGCCAATGTAAAAGGGTGAGGAAGACTGTATTAGCTGATTTAACGGGTAGTTGTGTAAAGGAATATGCACAATTAAGGAATTATGCTGAGGAGTTGATGTTGTCTAACCCTGGAAGTACTGTCTCATTGCTTACTGATAGGCAAGATGAGAATGGACCTGCTCCATTCAAAGCATTCTATTGTTGTTTTAAGGCATGTAAGGAGGGATTTATGAAAGGTTGCAGACCAATATTAGGAATTGATGGATGTTTTTTAAAGGGATTAGTTAAAGGGGAATTATTGACAGCAATAGGCCGTGATGGGAATAATCAAATGTTCCCATTAGCTTGGGTTGTGGTACTGGTTGAGAACACTGAAACATGGACTTGGTTTCTGAATTTGTTAAAGCATGATTTAGGTACTGCTGAAGGTGAACTTTGGACTCTGATAAGTGATAGACAAAAG GGCTTGGTTGCTGCTGTAGCTGATACATGGCCAAAAGCTTATCACAGGTTTTGTTGTAGGCATTTGTATGCAAATTGGTGTAAGAATTATCCAGGCAGACATCTTAAGCATCTCTTCTGGCAGCTGGCCAAATCAACCAATATGTCtgattttgagcttaacttcaAGGAGATTGAGAAGGTGCATCCAGCTGCTGCAAAGGATTTGATGCTTGTGCATCCTAAGTATTGGAGTAAGGCATACTTCAGTCCATGGTGTCAATGTGATTCATGTGACAACAATCTCTGTGAGGCATTCAATGGCACTATTGTGGAAGCTAGGAGCAAAAGTATAATTTCAATGCTTGAGGATATTAGAAGGGCAATGATGAGGAGAATTAGGGACAAGAAGTTGGGAGTAAATTCATGGAAGCAAGAATATGGACCACTTATTCATAGAAGGTTGATAAAAAATGTAACAGATAGCCATTTATGGGTGTGTGAATGGAATGGAGGAGGAAGTTATGAAGTGAAAAATGGGAGAAGTCAATTTGTGGTGAAATTGAGGGATGGAACCTGCACATGTGGGGCATGGCAGATTTCTGGAATTCCATGTCCCCATGCATCCCGTGCTACGCATGCCAATGGTGAAAAACCTGAGGATTATCTTGCACTTTGGTACAGGAAGGAGACATACTTGAGAGCATATCAGGTACCAATTGAACCAATTAGAGGGGAGAACATGTGGCCGAGGAGTGAGCAGGACCATTTACTACCTCCTAAGATGAGGAAGATGCCAGGGAGAccgaagaaaaagaggagaaggGAACAACATGAGACTGTCAACAAAACCAAATTGACACGAGAAGGGAGGATTATGACTTGCAAAGTGTGTAAGGGCAAGGGGCATAATGCTAGGAATAAGGCATGTCCTGGTAGGATGACTTCCAGTAGCCAAGTTAGTGGCTTAACTTCAACAAATGAACCAAGGATGACAAGGCAAACAAgtcaagcatcccaaacaaatgAACCAAGGATGACAAGGCAAACAAGTGCAGCCGTGGCCTCAATGCAGGGAGGATCTAATGAACCAATGCAGGGACAACCTAGCAGGACTAGGCATGTCAGTCCTTTTCACAGGGAATGCAGGCCAAAAACCAAGCCAAAAAAGAGGACATTATTGACTGGTCTGGGTCTCTACATTAATCCTAATACAGGTCGTTCAATCCTAAAC CCTGGGACTTCTATGTCAAGGGTAATTGACCGTGGAAGTGAGAATATGAAGAACAAGAAGCATGGAGTTGATAGAGGGTCATCTCGTGGGCAAATATGA
- the LOC120001481 gene encoding uncharacterized protein LOC120001481 isoform X1, giving the protein MKCLQRRSGLFGERKYKRSSSDSEVVPEDNSSEDDEEVIVVREKVRNYKRGWKDVYLLQESDKEGEDDDEQVDDEHDDEQVHEEQDDEQNDEGLGYEEYDEEPGESEKGVDSDYLDSSDPGSYRDSTDEDPEVRDDAIRKRSRFPSYKKVKGILKFELSMLFTSNNEFKDAVSNYAIMTRIDIRFSKNEPSRCRAKCKGATDCPWLIFASYSRQVDSFQVKTYVNEHTCQPKRGLKWLTTKYMVKRFYGFIAAHPDIKIRYLKPFMEQALELDVSLGQCKRVRKTVLADLTGSCVKEYAQLRNYAEELMLSNPGSTVSLLTDRQDENGPAPFKAFYCCFKACKEGFMKGCRPILGIDGCFLKGLVKGELLTAIGRDGNNQMFPLAWVVVLVENTETWTWFLNLLKHDLGTAEGELWTLISDRQKGLVAAVADTWPKAYHRFCCRHLYANWCKNYPGRHLKHLFWQLAKSTNMSDFELNFKEIEKVHPAAAKDLMLVHPKYWSKAYFSPWCQCDSCDNNLCEAFNGTIVEARSKSIISMLEDIRRAMMRRIRDKKLGVNSWKQEYGPLIHRRLIKNVTDSHLWVCEWNGGGSYEVKNGRSQFVVKLRDGTCTCGAWQISGIPCPHASRATHANGEKPEDYLALWYRKETYLRAYQVPIEPIRGENMWPRSEQDHLLPPKMRKMPGRPKKKRRREQHETVNKTKLTREGRIMTCKVCKGKGHNARNKACPGRMTSSSQVSGLTSTNEPRMTRQTSQASQTNEPRMTRQTSAAVASMQGGSNEPMQGQPSRTRHVSPFHRECRPKTKPKKRTLLTGLGLYINPNTGRSILNPGTSMSRVIDRGSENMKNKKHGVDRGSSRGQI; this is encoded by the exons ATGAAATGTCTCCAACGAAGGTCAGGGCTGTTCGGCGAAAGAAAATACAAGAGGAG TAGCTCAGATAGTGAAGTTGTTCCTGAAGATAACTCCTCAGAGGACGATGAGGAGGTGATTGTTGTGAGGGAGAAGGTTAGAAACTACAAAAGGGGATGGAAGGATGTATATCTACTGCAAGAGAGtgacaaagaaggtgaagatgatgatgagcaGGTTGATGATGAGCATGATGATGAGCAGGTTCATGAGGAGCAGGATGATGAGCAGAATGATGAGGGTTTAGGTTATGAGGAGTACGATGAGGAGCCTGGGGAGAGCGAGAAAGGTGTTGATAGTGATTATTTAGACTCTTCTGATCCAGGAAGTTACAGGGATAGTACAGATGAGGATCCAGAGGTGCGGGATGATGCAATTAGAAAGAGAAGCAGATTTCCATcatacaaaaaggtgaaaggtaTTCTGAAATTTGAGCTTAGCATGTTGTTCACTAGTAATAATGAGTTTAAGGATGCTGTTAGCAATTATGCTATAATGACTAGGATTGACATTCGATTCAGTAAAAATGAACCTAGTAGATGTAGAGCCAAATGTAAGGGAGCTACTGATTGTCCATGGTTGATATTTGCATCATATAGTAGACAAGTGGATAGTTTTCAAGTAAAGACCTATGTCAATGAACATACATGTCAACCAAAAAGGGGTTTAAAGTGGTTAACTACAAAGTACATGGTGAAGAGGTTCTATGGCTTTATTGCTGCCCACCCAGACATAAAAATTAGATATCTGAAACCCTTTATGGAACAAGCTTTGGAATTAGATGTGAGCTTAGGCCAATGTAAAAGGGTGAGGAAGACTGTATTAGCTGATTTAACGGGTAGTTGTGTAAAGGAATATGCACAATTAAGGAATTATGCTGAGGAGTTGATGTTGTCTAACCCTGGAAGTACTGTCTCATTGCTTACTGATAGGCAAGATGAGAATGGACCTGCTCCATTCAAAGCATTCTATTGTTGTTTTAAGGCATGTAAGGAGGGATTTATGAAAGGTTGCAGACCAATATTAGGAATTGATGGATGTTTTTTAAAGGGATTAGTTAAAGGGGAATTATTGACAGCAATAGGCCGTGATGGGAATAATCAAATGTTCCCATTAGCTTGGGTTGTGGTACTGGTTGAGAACACTGAAACATGGACTTGGTTTCTGAATTTGTTAAAGCATGATTTAGGTACTGCTGAAGGTGAACTTTGGACTCTGATAAGTGATAGACAAAAG GGCTTGGTTGCTGCTGTAGCTGATACATGGCCAAAAGCTTATCACAGGTTTTGTTGTAGGCATTTGTATGCAAATTGGTGTAAGAATTATCCAGGCAGACATCTTAAGCATCTCTTCTGGCAGCTGGCCAAATCAACCAATATGTCtgattttgagcttaacttcaAGGAGATTGAGAAGGTGCATCCAGCTGCTGCAAAGGATTTGATGCTTGTGCATCCTAAGTATTGGAGTAAGGCATACTTCAGTCCATGGTGTCAATGTGATTCATGTGACAACAATCTCTGTGAGGCATTCAATGGCACTATTGTGGAAGCTAGGAGCAAAAGTATAATTTCAATGCTTGAGGATATTAGAAGGGCAATGATGAGGAGAATTAGGGACAAGAAGTTGGGAGTAAATTCATGGAAGCAAGAATATGGACCACTTATTCATAGAAGGTTGATAAAAAATGTAACAGATAGCCATTTATGGGTGTGTGAATGGAATGGAGGAGGAAGTTATGAAGTGAAAAATGGGAGAAGTCAATTTGTGGTGAAATTGAGGGATGGAACCTGCACATGTGGGGCATGGCAGATTTCTGGAATTCCATGTCCCCATGCATCCCGTGCTACGCATGCCAATGGTGAAAAACCTGAGGATTATCTTGCACTTTGGTACAGGAAGGAGACATACTTGAGAGCATATCAGGTACCAATTGAACCAATTAGAGGGGAGAACATGTGGCCGAGGAGTGAGCAGGACCATTTACTACCTCCTAAGATGAGGAAGATGCCAGGGAGAccgaagaaaaagaggagaaggGAACAACATGAGACTGTCAACAAAACCAAATTGACACGAGAAGGGAGGATTATGACTTGCAAAGTGTGTAAGGGCAAGGGGCATAATGCTAGGAATAAGGCATGTCCTGGTAGGATGACTTCCAGTAGCCAAGTTAGTGGCTTAACTTCAACAAATGAACCAAGGATGACAAGGCAAACAAgtcaagcatcccaaacaaatgAACCAAGGATGACAAGGCAAACAAGTGCAGCCGTGGCCTCAATGCAGGGAGGATCTAATGAACCAATGCAGGGACAACCTAGCAGGACTAGGCATGTCAGTCCTTTTCACAGGGAATGCAGGCCAAAAACCAAGCCAAAAAAGAGGACATTATTGACTGGTCTGGGTCTCTACATTAATCCTAATACAGGTCGTTCAATCCTAAAC CCTGGGACTTCTATGTCAAGGGTAATTGACCGTGGAAGTGAGAATATGAAGAACAAGAAGCATGGAGTTGATAGAGGGTCATCTCGTGGGCAAATATGA
- the LOC120003135 gene encoding probable terpene synthase 6 codes for MATKAQPAAAAETLRRTANYHAAVWGPCYFASISLDESVFESYTKQVEEMTVHVKNMLIDSKANNLETVKLINLLCRLGVSYHFESEIGDFLNQAFDSMHNLARPNDVCDLDTTAILFRVFRQFGYKMSCDVFDKLKDSNGEFKESLVNDIKGMLSLYEASHLNTHGENILDKALAYTSSRLLKFVESECESPLAKHIAYALQQPFHKGIPRIESKQYISFYEQDDCCNEMLLKFAKIDYNLVQLFYQRELSQLSRWYNILDIPSNFPYARERIAEIHMWSLGTYSEPRYSDARVIVTKLITMISILDDTYDLYGTIEELRLLTDAIDRWDIDEIDQLPEYMRFLYSSLLNVYHEFENQLKSEGRSYAVSYAKYAMKEVSRAYHLEAEWFHTGIVPTFDEYLENGLISSSYHTILSGSFLGMGEIAGVDAFEWLKSNPKMVRALMAIGRLMNDIVSHKDEQKRGDAASGVEVYMKQYGASEGEAVKYVEKKVADAWKDINEGPMLRPNNMSMHLLMAVVNLSRTSHFFYKFGDKYTDSISSKDYVKALFVDQIPLSA; via the exons ATGGCAACAAAAGCTCAACCAGCTGCTGCTGCAGAGACTTTGCGCAGGACAGCAAATTATCATGCTGCTGTATGGGGGCCATGTTACTTTGCTTCCATTTCCCTGGACGAATCA GTATTTGAATCATACACAAAACAAGTAGAAGAGATGACAGTGCAtgtgaaaaatatgttgattGATTCCAAAGCCAACAACCTGGAAACAGTCAAATTGATCAACTTGTTATGTCGGCTTGGTGTCTCGTACCACTTTGAGAGTGAGATTGGGGATTTTCTGAATCAAGCTTTTGATTCCATGCATAATCTAGCACGTCCAAATGATGTATGTGATCTCGACACTACTGCAATTCTATTTCGAGTGTTTCGAcaatttggttacaaaatgtcttGCG ATGTATTCGACAAGTTGAAGGATAGTAACGGTGAATTCAAGGAAAGTTTAGTTAACGATATCAAGGGCATGCTAAGTTTGTATGAAGCTTCTCATTTGAATACGCATGGAGAAAATATTTTGGACAAAGCTCTTGCTTACACGAGTTCTCGCCTCCTCAAATTTGTAGAAAGTGAATGTGAATCTCCTCTTGCAAAACATATAGCTTATGCTTTGCAACAACCCTTTCACAAGGGCATACCAAGAATTGAATCAAAACAATACATCTCTTTCTATGAACAAGATGATTGTTGCAATGAAATGTTGCTCAAATTTGCCAAAATAGATTATAATCTAGTGCAGTTGTTCTACCAACGGGAGCTCAGCCAACTTTCAAG GTGGTACAATATTTTGGACATTCCTTCAAACTTTCCGTACGCAAGAGAAAGAATAGCAGAAATTCACATGTGGTCTCTTGGGACTTACTCTGAGCCTCGTTACTCGGATGCTCGAGTAATTGTCACCAAACTTATAACAATGATATCAATTTTGGATGACACATATGATCTCTATGGTACAATTGAAGAACTTCGGCTGCTGACTGATGCAATAGATAG GTGGGACATCGACGAGATTGATCAGCTACCAGAATACATGAGATTTCTGTATAGCAGTCTTTTGAATGTTTATCATGAATTTGAGAATCAATTGAAAAGTGAAGGGAGATCCTATGCTGTCTCTTATGCAAAATATGcg ATGAAAGAAGTGTCGAGAGCCTATCATCTTGAAGCGGAATGGTTTCACACAGGCATTGTTCCAACATTTGATGAATACTTGGAAAACGGATTAATCTCAAGCAGTTATCATACAATTCTGTCAGGATCTTTTCTAGGAATGGGTGAAATAGCAGGAGTGGATGCATTTGAATGGTTGAAGAGTAATCCGAAAATGGTTCGAGCTCTAATGGCAATCGGTCGTCTCATGAACGACATAGTGTCCCACAAG GATGAGCAAAAAAGGGGTGATGCCGCATCAGGAGTGGAGGTGTATATGAAGCAATATGGCGCTTCTGAGGGCGAAGCAGTCAAATATGTTGAGAAGAAAGTCGCAGATGCATGGAAGGACATTAATGAAGGACCTATGCTGAGACCAAATAACATGTCCATGCATCTTCTCATGGCAGTTGTCAACCTTTCACGCACTTCTCATTTCTTTTACAAGTTTGGCGATAAATACACAGATTCAATAAGTTCCAAAGACTACGTCAAGGCCTTGTTCGTTGACCAGATCCCACTCAGTGCTTGA
- the LOC120001481 gene encoding uncharacterized protein LOC120001481 isoform X3, producing the protein MKCLQRRSGLFGERKYKRSSSDSEVVPEDNSSEDDEEVIVVREKVRNYKRGWKDVYLLQESDKEGEDDDEQVDDEHDDEQVHEEQDDEQNDEGLGYEEYDEEPGESEKGVDSDYLDSSDPGSYRDSTDEDPEVRDDAIRKRSRFPSYKKVKGILKFELSMLFTSNNEFKDAVSNYAIMTRIDIRFSKNEPSRCRAKCKGATDCPWLIFASYSRQVDSFQVKTYVNEHTCQPKRGLKWLTTKYMVKRFYGFIAAHPDIKIRYLKPFMEQALELDVSLGQCKRVRKTVLADLTGSCVKEYAQLRNYAEELMLSNPGSTVSLLTDRQDENGPAPFKAFYCCFKACKEGFMKGCRPILGIDGCFLKGLVKGELLTAIGRDGNNQMFPLAWVVVLVENTETWTWFLNLLKHDLGTAEGELWTLISDRQKGLVAAVADTWPKAYHRFCCRHLYANWCKNYPGRHLKHLFWQLAKSTNMSDFELNFKEIEKVHPAAAKDLMLVHPKYWSKAYFSPWCQCDSCDNNLCEAFNGTIVEARSKSIISMLEDIRRAMMRRIRDKKLGVNSWKQEYGPLIHRRLIKNVTDSHLWVCEWNGGGSYEVKNGRSQFVVKLRDGTCTCGACPGRMTSSSQVSGLTSTNEPRMTRQTSQASQTNEPRMTRQTSAAVASMQGGSNEPMQGQPSRTRHVSPFHRECRPKTKPKKRTLLTGLGLYINPNTGRSILNPGTSMSRVIDRGSENMKNKKHGVDRGSSRGQI; encoded by the exons ATGAAATGTCTCCAACGAAGGTCAGGGCTGTTCGGCGAAAGAAAATACAAGAGGAG TAGCTCAGATAGTGAAGTTGTTCCTGAAGATAACTCCTCAGAGGACGATGAGGAGGTGATTGTTGTGAGGGAGAAGGTTAGAAACTACAAAAGGGGATGGAAGGATGTATATCTACTGCAAGAGAGtgacaaagaaggtgaagatgatgatgagcaGGTTGATGATGAGCATGATGATGAGCAGGTTCATGAGGAGCAGGATGATGAGCAGAATGATGAGGGTTTAGGTTATGAGGAGTACGATGAGGAGCCTGGGGAGAGCGAGAAAGGTGTTGATAGTGATTATTTAGACTCTTCTGATCCAGGAAGTTACAGGGATAGTACAGATGAGGATCCAGAGGTGCGGGATGATGCAATTAGAAAGAGAAGCAGATTTCCATcatacaaaaaggtgaaaggtaTTCTGAAATTTGAGCTTAGCATGTTGTTCACTAGTAATAATGAGTTTAAGGATGCTGTTAGCAATTATGCTATAATGACTAGGATTGACATTCGATTCAGTAAAAATGAACCTAGTAGATGTAGAGCCAAATGTAAGGGAGCTACTGATTGTCCATGGTTGATATTTGCATCATATAGTAGACAAGTGGATAGTTTTCAAGTAAAGACCTATGTCAATGAACATACATGTCAACCAAAAAGGGGTTTAAAGTGGTTAACTACAAAGTACATGGTGAAGAGGTTCTATGGCTTTATTGCTGCCCACCCAGACATAAAAATTAGATATCTGAAACCCTTTATGGAACAAGCTTTGGAATTAGATGTGAGCTTAGGCCAATGTAAAAGGGTGAGGAAGACTGTATTAGCTGATTTAACGGGTAGTTGTGTAAAGGAATATGCACAATTAAGGAATTATGCTGAGGAGTTGATGTTGTCTAACCCTGGAAGTACTGTCTCATTGCTTACTGATAGGCAAGATGAGAATGGACCTGCTCCATTCAAAGCATTCTATTGTTGTTTTAAGGCATGTAAGGAGGGATTTATGAAAGGTTGCAGACCAATATTAGGAATTGATGGATGTTTTTTAAAGGGATTAGTTAAAGGGGAATTATTGACAGCAATAGGCCGTGATGGGAATAATCAAATGTTCCCATTAGCTTGGGTTGTGGTACTGGTTGAGAACACTGAAACATGGACTTGGTTTCTGAATTTGTTAAAGCATGATTTAGGTACTGCTGAAGGTGAACTTTGGACTCTGATAAGTGATAGACAAAAG GGCTTGGTTGCTGCTGTAGCTGATACATGGCCAAAAGCTTATCACAGGTTTTGTTGTAGGCATTTGTATGCAAATTGGTGTAAGAATTATCCAGGCAGACATCTTAAGCATCTCTTCTGGCAGCTGGCCAAATCAACCAATATGTCtgattttgagcttaacttcaAGGAGATTGAGAAGGTGCATCCAGCTGCTGCAAAGGATTTGATGCTTGTGCATCCTAAGTATTGGAGTAAGGCATACTTCAGTCCATGGTGTCAATGTGATTCATGTGACAACAATCTCTGTGAGGCATTCAATGGCACTATTGTGGAAGCTAGGAGCAAAAGTATAATTTCAATGCTTGAGGATATTAGAAGGGCAATGATGAGGAGAATTAGGGACAAGAAGTTGGGAGTAAATTCATGGAAGCAAGAATATGGACCACTTATTCATAGAAGGTTGATAAAAAATGTAACAGATAGCCATTTATGGGTGTGTGAATGGAATGGAGGAGGAAGTTATGAAGTGAAAAATGGGAGAAGTCAATTTGTGGTGAAATTGAGGGATGGAACCTGCACATGTGGG GCATGTCCTGGTAGGATGACTTCCAGTAGCCAAGTTAGTGGCTTAACTTCAACAAATGAACCAAGGATGACAAGGCAAACAAgtcaagcatcccaaacaaatgAACCAAGGATGACAAGGCAAACAAGTGCAGCCGTGGCCTCAATGCAGGGAGGATCTAATGAACCAATGCAGGGACAACCTAGCAGGACTAGGCATGTCAGTCCTTTTCACAGGGAATGCAGGCCAAAAACCAAGCCAAAAAAGAGGACATTATTGACTGGTCTGGGTCTCTACATTAATCCTAATACAGGTCGTTCAATCCTAAAC CCTGGGACTTCTATGTCAAGGGTAATTGACCGTGGAAGTGAGAATATGAAGAACAAGAAGCATGGAGTTGATAGAGGGTCATCTCGTGGGCAAATATGA